A portion of the Streptomyces platensis genome contains these proteins:
- a CDS encoding MFS transporter, with protein MAAGYAELLRTRHAARLLAGTLVGRLPNATAALAVVLFVRAEGGSYALAGALSAVYGVCNAIGQPLLGRAVDLYGQPRVMLPASVLSALGMALLAAVGLDVLWPAYVAMVIAGFFTPPLEGGLRALWPGVLKRADRVHAAYALDAVAQEVMYAVGPLLVTLCVAAWSEGAALWVINLLGVLGALSVVVSRPSREWRSEPREAHWLGALRSAGLLVLIGAFLFVGLAMGSIAVAAVAYADEHGGGMVSSVLLSALGVGALAGGLAYGAREWPGRPESRLRLLVCLLAVGYVPLVLVPDVVGMTVLTGVAGVFLAPALACAFVVVDRHAPKGTVTEAFSWLVTTFGVGASVGAAVVGPAVESGGAVAGFAVAGAGGVAAMLVLLSTKRFLGDPVRRTLVAAPAENDRNGAAEPGFRAGRQA; from the coding sequence ATGGCCGCGGGATACGCGGAGCTGCTCAGGACCCGGCATGCGGCCCGGCTCCTGGCGGGGACGTTGGTCGGCAGGTTGCCGAACGCCACCGCGGCGCTGGCCGTGGTCCTGTTCGTACGCGCCGAGGGCGGCAGCTACGCCCTGGCCGGGGCGCTCTCCGCGGTCTACGGCGTCTGCAACGCCATCGGGCAGCCGCTGCTCGGCCGGGCCGTGGACCTGTACGGACAGCCGCGGGTGATGCTGCCCGCCTCGGTGCTCTCGGCGCTCGGCATGGCGCTGCTGGCGGCCGTCGGCCTGGATGTGCTGTGGCCGGCCTACGTCGCCATGGTGATCGCCGGTTTCTTCACCCCGCCCCTGGAGGGCGGTCTGCGGGCACTGTGGCCCGGGGTCCTCAAGCGCGCGGATCGGGTGCACGCCGCCTACGCGCTGGACGCGGTGGCCCAGGAAGTCATGTACGCGGTGGGGCCCTTGCTGGTGACGCTGTGCGTGGCGGCCTGGTCCGAGGGGGCGGCGCTGTGGGTGATCAACCTGCTCGGAGTGCTCGGCGCGCTCTCCGTCGTCGTGTCCAGGCCGTCCCGGGAGTGGCGCAGCGAGCCCCGGGAGGCGCACTGGCTGGGGGCGCTGCGCTCGGCCGGGCTGCTGGTGCTGATCGGAGCGTTCCTCTTCGTGGGGCTGGCCATGGGGTCGATCGCGGTCGCGGCGGTGGCGTACGCCGATGAGCACGGTGGCGGAATGGTCTCCAGCGTGCTGCTGTCCGCGCTCGGTGTCGGCGCGCTGGCCGGCGGCCTCGCCTACGGCGCCCGGGAGTGGCCGGGGCGGCCGGAGAGCCGGCTGCGGCTGCTGGTCTGTCTGCTGGCGGTGGGCTATGTGCCGCTGGTGCTGGTGCCGGACGTGGTCGGGATGACGGTGCTGACCGGTGTCGCCGGTGTGTTCCTGGCGCCGGCGCTGGCCTGCGCGTTCGTTGTGGTGGACCGGCATGCGCCCAAGGGCACGGTGACGGAGGCGTTTTCCTGGCTGGTGACGACGTTCGGCGTCGGAGCCTCGGTGGGGGCCGCGGTCGTGGGCCCGGCGGTGGAGAGCGGTGGCGCGGTCGCGGGCTTCGCGGTGGCGGGGGCCGGCGGGGTCGCCGCGATGCTCGTCCTTTTGTCGACGAAGCGATTTCTTGGGGATCCCGTACGGCGGACGCTCGTGGCCGCCCCGGCGGAAAATGATCGAAACGGTGCGGCCGAACCCGGTTTCAGAGCAGGCCGTCAGGCGTAA